A section of the Humulus lupulus chromosome 2, drHumLupu1.1, whole genome shotgun sequence genome encodes:
- the LOC133819762 gene encoding uncharacterized protein LOC133819762 isoform X3: protein MLSREEMDIDNVVDVSESMFNREEMDIDNVVEVPDTPDRVAARRHVTDGESVGKGRESFFGRRTKDIFYENPSNGLRSRDKFVPENGRSRKIVIKPPKSFGNPATADFGIHNVNSSLENSSASQNAHMFRRAFVDKTAGSGHRARQASGVRNMDKGKTICTDISSNFQDSSKHFDFPKQSGNAERGSTVCLYGAPTHILAEDKRKGQTALSDNSSGSFIPDISKTRNALKGKEKIDEHASKCSGLDMNRREVISLSPDIQHKTGGHMSPHSVTTSRGMRRISLVRGGCISPQNVAKVEQLKNSSKNIEQSDAGNVVYNCPQPLVDLSDVIAEENGSSERVKGKAVFTIPDTPNEQKGKSFRAASSFATGTGEAKGVSNGGRDESGCSQSLVGWRNTHNNSRKLDNSMGDVALHLSRQMDGRRNSFHQPLDRRTGSRRNSQTECDFAEGQNQVLTAPSVSQMEQSRGAPRAEMILPKRLKKQGSPSSSRNNGECSTSILEDSDVLFLGSSKESTNTRSSRLHRSRSRAIPGQAIEVDVLSSPVRNSSPQILDCTDNDDSEARARQVEADEMLARELQEQLYHEMPIVGGSEQIDEHFAWAMQRQENSSSGAGQNDSHLRGSEMSLLQRQPRSRSSQNRSNRTQNPPNRRLTGARAPTSSRMAQLRSRMYRQHYNVSNRGRNFRFPLDMDLDMRLDILEALEAAVGDLNDGDMGNHIFQVQRDFNENDYEMLLALDEQNHQHAGASANQINSLPQSVVQTENLEEACAICLESPGVGETIRHLPCLHKFHKDCIDPWLSRKTSCPVCKCSIT from the exons ATGTTGAGCCGGGAGGAAATGGATATTGATAATGTAGTGGATGTATCTGAATCAATGTTCAACCGGGAAGAAATGGATATTGATAATGTAGTGGAAGTACCTGACACACCTGATAGGGTAGCTGCCCGACGACATGTTACTGACGGTGAATCTGTTGGAAAAGGACGCGAGTCATTTTTCGGTCGTAGGACTAAGGATATTTTTTATGAAAACCCTTCAAATGGACTGAGGTCCAGGGATAAGTTTGTCCCTGAAAATGGACGTAGTAGAAAAATAGTTATCAAACCACCAAAAAGTTTTGGCAATCCAGCAACTGCAGATTTTGGCATCCATAATGTTAATTCTTCACTGGAAAATTCATCTGCTTCCCAGAATGCTCACATGTTTAGGAGAGCATTTGTGGACAAAACCGCTGGCTCTGGCCACAGAGCAAGACAAGCTAGTGGAGTTAGAAACATGGACAAAGGAAAAACCATATGCACTGATATATCATCAAATTTCCAAGATAGCAGTAAACATTTTGATTTTCCAAAACAAAGTGGTAACGCCGAGCGTGGCAGTACTGTTTGTCTTTATGGTGCACCAACACATATTTTGGCTGAAGATAAGAGAAAAGGACAAACAGCGTTAAGTGACAATTCTTCGGGATCTTTCATACCAGACATTTCTAAGACAAGAAATGCCTTAAAGGGGAAGGAAAAGATTGATGAGCATGCCTCAAAATGTTCTGGCTTAGATATGAATCGTAGAGAAGTAATCAGTCTGTCCCCTGATATCCAACATAAAACTGGAGGACATATGTCCCCTCATTCTGTTACCACTTCTAGAGGCATGCGGAGAATAAGTTTGGTAAGAGGTGGGTGTATCTCTCCACAAAATGTAGCAAAAGTGGAACAACTTAAAAACAGTTCCAAAAACATTGAACAAAGTGATGCTGGGAATGTGGTTTATAATTGTCCACAACCCCTAGTAGATCTAAGTGATGTAATTGCGGAAGAGAATGGTAGTAGTGAAAGAGTGAAAGGAAAGGCTGTATTCACTATTCCTGATACACCAAACGAGCAGAAGGGAAAATCATTCCGTGCAGCTAGCAG CTTTGCAACTGGTACTGGAGAGGCGAAAGGAGTCAGCAATGGTGGTAGAGATGAATCTGGATGCTCTCAAAGTTTAGTCGGTTGGAGAAATACACATAATAATTCAAGGAAACTGGATAATTCTATGGGGGATGTGGCTTTGCATCTTTCCAGGCAAATGGATGGTCGTAGAAATTCATTTCACCAACCATTGGACAGAAGAACTGGGAGTAGACGAAACTCTCAGACTGAATGTGATTTTGCAGAAGGTCAAAATCAGGTGTTAACAGCTCCTTCTGTCTCTCAAATGGAACAGTCAAGAGGAGCACCTCGTGCAGAAATGATTCTTCCCAAAAGGCTAAAGAAACAGggatctccttctagttctagGAACAATGGTGAATGCTCTACATCCATTTTGGAAGACTCAGATGTTTTGTTTCTTGGTTCTTCCAAGGAATCAACAAACACAAGATCATCTAGGCTCCATCGTTCTCGGTCTCGGGCCATTCCAGGACAAGCTATTGAAGTTGATGTGTTGTCATCTCCAGTCAGAAACTCTTCACCACAAATTTTAGATTGTACAGATAATGATGATTCAGAGGCCAGGGCAAGACAAGTCGAAGCAGATGAGATGTTGGCTCGTGAACTCCAAGAACAATTATACCATGAGATGCCTATAGTTGGAGGCAGTGAG CAGATCGATGAACATTTTGCATGGGCAATGCAGCGGCAGGAGAATAGTTCTTCTGGTGCAGGTCAAAATGATTCACATCTT AGAGGCTCAGAGATGTCACTGCTACAAAGACAGCCAAGGTCAAGGTCTTCTCAGAACCGATCAAATAGGACTCAGAATCCTCCAAATAGGAGATTGACTGGGGCTCGTGCCCCAACCTCCAGTAGAATGGCACAGCTAAGGAGTCGTATGTACAGACAGCATTATAATGTATCAAATAGAGGGAGAAACTTTCGATTTCCTTTGGACATGGATTTGGACATG AGACTAGATATATTGGAAGCTTTAGAGGCTGCTGTAGGGGATCTTAATGATGGGGACATGGGTAATCACATTTTTCAAGTTCAACGTGATTTCAATGA GAATGATTATGAGATGTTATTAGCCCTCGACGAGCAAAATCATCAGCATGCGGGTGCCTCAGCTAATCAAATTAATAGTTTGCCCCAATCCGTAGTACAG ACTGAAAACCTTGAAGAAGCTTGTGCAATTTGTTTAGAAAGCCCCGGCGTTGGGGAGACTATTCGTCATCTCCCTTGTTTGCACAAATTTCACAAAGAT TGTATCGATCCATGGCTTAGCCGAAAAACATCATGCCCAGTTTGCAAGTGCTCCATTACTTAG
- the LOC133819762 gene encoding uncharacterized protein LOC133819762 isoform X2, which translates to MLSREEMDIDNVVDVSESMFNREEMDIDNVVEVPDTPDRVAARRHVTDGESVGKGRESFFGRRTKDIFYENPSNGLRSRDKFVPENGRSRKIVIKPPKSFGNPATADFGIHNVNSSLENSSASQNAHMFRRAFVDKTAGSGHRARQASGVRNMDKGKTICTDISSNFQDSSKHFDFPKQSGNAERGSTVCLYGAPTHILAEDKRKGQTALSDNSSGSFIPDISKTRNALKGKEKIDEHASKCSGLDMNRREVISLSPDIQHKTGGHMSPHSVTTSRGMRRISLVRGGCISPQNVAKVEQLKNSSKNIEQSDAGNVVYNCPQPLVDLSDVIAEENGSSERVKGKAVFTIPDTPNEQKGKSFRAASSSFATGTGEAKGVSNGGRDESGCSQSLVGWRNTHNNSRKLDNSMGDVALHLSRQMDGRRNSFHQPLDRRTGSRRNSQTECDFAEGQNQVLTAPSVSQMEQSRGAPRAEMILPKRLKKQGSPSSSRNNGECSTSILEDSDVLFLGSSKESTNTRSSRLHRSRSRAIPGQAIEVDVLSSPVRNSSPQILDCTDNDDSEARARQVEADEMLARELQEQLYHEMPIVGGSEIDEHFAWAMQRQENSSSGAGQNDSHLRGSEMSLLQRQPRSRSSQNRSNRTQNPPNRRLTGARAPTSSRMAQLRSRMYRQHYNVSNRGRNFRFPLDMDLDMRLDILEALEAAVGDLNDGDMGNHIFQVQRDFNENDYEMLLALDEQNHQHAGASANQINSLPQSVVQTENLEEACAICLESPGVGETIRHLPCLHKFHKDCIDPWLSRKTSCPVCKCSIT; encoded by the exons ATGTTGAGCCGGGAGGAAATGGATATTGATAATGTAGTGGATGTATCTGAATCAATGTTCAACCGGGAAGAAATGGATATTGATAATGTAGTGGAAGTACCTGACACACCTGATAGGGTAGCTGCCCGACGACATGTTACTGACGGTGAATCTGTTGGAAAAGGACGCGAGTCATTTTTCGGTCGTAGGACTAAGGATATTTTTTATGAAAACCCTTCAAATGGACTGAGGTCCAGGGATAAGTTTGTCCCTGAAAATGGACGTAGTAGAAAAATAGTTATCAAACCACCAAAAAGTTTTGGCAATCCAGCAACTGCAGATTTTGGCATCCATAATGTTAATTCTTCACTGGAAAATTCATCTGCTTCCCAGAATGCTCACATGTTTAGGAGAGCATTTGTGGACAAAACCGCTGGCTCTGGCCACAGAGCAAGACAAGCTAGTGGAGTTAGAAACATGGACAAAGGAAAAACCATATGCACTGATATATCATCAAATTTCCAAGATAGCAGTAAACATTTTGATTTTCCAAAACAAAGTGGTAACGCCGAGCGTGGCAGTACTGTTTGTCTTTATGGTGCACCAACACATATTTTGGCTGAAGATAAGAGAAAAGGACAAACAGCGTTAAGTGACAATTCTTCGGGATCTTTCATACCAGACATTTCTAAGACAAGAAATGCCTTAAAGGGGAAGGAAAAGATTGATGAGCATGCCTCAAAATGTTCTGGCTTAGATATGAATCGTAGAGAAGTAATCAGTCTGTCCCCTGATATCCAACATAAAACTGGAGGACATATGTCCCCTCATTCTGTTACCACTTCTAGAGGCATGCGGAGAATAAGTTTGGTAAGAGGTGGGTGTATCTCTCCACAAAATGTAGCAAAAGTGGAACAACTTAAAAACAGTTCCAAAAACATTGAACAAAGTGATGCTGGGAATGTGGTTTATAATTGTCCACAACCCCTAGTAGATCTAAGTGATGTAATTGCGGAAGAGAATGGTAGTAGTGAAAGAGTGAAAGGAAAGGCTGTATTCACTATTCCTGATACACCAAACGAGCAGAAGGGAAAATCATTCCGTGCAGCTAGCAG CAGCTTTGCAACTGGTACTGGAGAGGCGAAAGGAGTCAGCAATGGTGGTAGAGATGAATCTGGATGCTCTCAAAGTTTAGTCGGTTGGAGAAATACACATAATAATTCAAGGAAACTGGATAATTCTATGGGGGATGTGGCTTTGCATCTTTCCAGGCAAATGGATGGTCGTAGAAATTCATTTCACCAACCATTGGACAGAAGAACTGGGAGTAGACGAAACTCTCAGACTGAATGTGATTTTGCAGAAGGTCAAAATCAGGTGTTAACAGCTCCTTCTGTCTCTCAAATGGAACAGTCAAGAGGAGCACCTCGTGCAGAAATGATTCTTCCCAAAAGGCTAAAGAAACAGggatctccttctagttctagGAACAATGGTGAATGCTCTACATCCATTTTGGAAGACTCAGATGTTTTGTTTCTTGGTTCTTCCAAGGAATCAACAAACACAAGATCATCTAGGCTCCATCGTTCTCGGTCTCGGGCCATTCCAGGACAAGCTATTGAAGTTGATGTGTTGTCATCTCCAGTCAGAAACTCTTCACCACAAATTTTAGATTGTACAGATAATGATGATTCAGAGGCCAGGGCAAGACAAGTCGAAGCAGATGAGATGTTGGCTCGTGAACTCCAAGAACAATTATACCATGAGATGCCTATAGTTGGAGGCAGTGAG ATCGATGAACATTTTGCATGGGCAATGCAGCGGCAGGAGAATAGTTCTTCTGGTGCAGGTCAAAATGATTCACATCTT AGAGGCTCAGAGATGTCACTGCTACAAAGACAGCCAAGGTCAAGGTCTTCTCAGAACCGATCAAATAGGACTCAGAATCCTCCAAATAGGAGATTGACTGGGGCTCGTGCCCCAACCTCCAGTAGAATGGCACAGCTAAGGAGTCGTATGTACAGACAGCATTATAATGTATCAAATAGAGGGAGAAACTTTCGATTTCCTTTGGACATGGATTTGGACATG AGACTAGATATATTGGAAGCTTTAGAGGCTGCTGTAGGGGATCTTAATGATGGGGACATGGGTAATCACATTTTTCAAGTTCAACGTGATTTCAATGA GAATGATTATGAGATGTTATTAGCCCTCGACGAGCAAAATCATCAGCATGCGGGTGCCTCAGCTAATCAAATTAATAGTTTGCCCCAATCCGTAGTACAG ACTGAAAACCTTGAAGAAGCTTGTGCAATTTGTTTAGAAAGCCCCGGCGTTGGGGAGACTATTCGTCATCTCCCTTGTTTGCACAAATTTCACAAAGAT TGTATCGATCCATGGCTTAGCCGAAAAACATCATGCCCAGTTTGCAAGTGCTCCATTACTTAG
- the LOC133819762 gene encoding uncharacterized protein LOC133819762 isoform X1, with product MLSREEMDIDNVVDVSESMFNREEMDIDNVVEVPDTPDRVAARRHVTDGESVGKGRESFFGRRTKDIFYENPSNGLRSRDKFVPENGRSRKIVIKPPKSFGNPATADFGIHNVNSSLENSSASQNAHMFRRAFVDKTAGSGHRARQASGVRNMDKGKTICTDISSNFQDSSKHFDFPKQSGNAERGSTVCLYGAPTHILAEDKRKGQTALSDNSSGSFIPDISKTRNALKGKEKIDEHASKCSGLDMNRREVISLSPDIQHKTGGHMSPHSVTTSRGMRRISLVRGGCISPQNVAKVEQLKNSSKNIEQSDAGNVVYNCPQPLVDLSDVIAEENGSSERVKGKAVFTIPDTPNEQKGKSFRAASSSFATGTGEAKGVSNGGRDESGCSQSLVGWRNTHNNSRKLDNSMGDVALHLSRQMDGRRNSFHQPLDRRTGSRRNSQTECDFAEGQNQVLTAPSVSQMEQSRGAPRAEMILPKRLKKQGSPSSSRNNGECSTSILEDSDVLFLGSSKESTNTRSSRLHRSRSRAIPGQAIEVDVLSSPVRNSSPQILDCTDNDDSEARARQVEADEMLARELQEQLYHEMPIVGGSEQIDEHFAWAMQRQENSSSGAGQNDSHLRGSEMSLLQRQPRSRSSQNRSNRTQNPPNRRLTGARAPTSSRMAQLRSRMYRQHYNVSNRGRNFRFPLDMDLDMRLDILEALEAAVGDLNDGDMGNHIFQVQRDFNENDYEMLLALDEQNHQHAGASANQINSLPQSVVQTENLEEACAICLESPGVGETIRHLPCLHKFHKDCIDPWLSRKTSCPVCKCSIT from the exons ATGTTGAGCCGGGAGGAAATGGATATTGATAATGTAGTGGATGTATCTGAATCAATGTTCAACCGGGAAGAAATGGATATTGATAATGTAGTGGAAGTACCTGACACACCTGATAGGGTAGCTGCCCGACGACATGTTACTGACGGTGAATCTGTTGGAAAAGGACGCGAGTCATTTTTCGGTCGTAGGACTAAGGATATTTTTTATGAAAACCCTTCAAATGGACTGAGGTCCAGGGATAAGTTTGTCCCTGAAAATGGACGTAGTAGAAAAATAGTTATCAAACCACCAAAAAGTTTTGGCAATCCAGCAACTGCAGATTTTGGCATCCATAATGTTAATTCTTCACTGGAAAATTCATCTGCTTCCCAGAATGCTCACATGTTTAGGAGAGCATTTGTGGACAAAACCGCTGGCTCTGGCCACAGAGCAAGACAAGCTAGTGGAGTTAGAAACATGGACAAAGGAAAAACCATATGCACTGATATATCATCAAATTTCCAAGATAGCAGTAAACATTTTGATTTTCCAAAACAAAGTGGTAACGCCGAGCGTGGCAGTACTGTTTGTCTTTATGGTGCACCAACACATATTTTGGCTGAAGATAAGAGAAAAGGACAAACAGCGTTAAGTGACAATTCTTCGGGATCTTTCATACCAGACATTTCTAAGACAAGAAATGCCTTAAAGGGGAAGGAAAAGATTGATGAGCATGCCTCAAAATGTTCTGGCTTAGATATGAATCGTAGAGAAGTAATCAGTCTGTCCCCTGATATCCAACATAAAACTGGAGGACATATGTCCCCTCATTCTGTTACCACTTCTAGAGGCATGCGGAGAATAAGTTTGGTAAGAGGTGGGTGTATCTCTCCACAAAATGTAGCAAAAGTGGAACAACTTAAAAACAGTTCCAAAAACATTGAACAAAGTGATGCTGGGAATGTGGTTTATAATTGTCCACAACCCCTAGTAGATCTAAGTGATGTAATTGCGGAAGAGAATGGTAGTAGTGAAAGAGTGAAAGGAAAGGCTGTATTCACTATTCCTGATACACCAAACGAGCAGAAGGGAAAATCATTCCGTGCAGCTAGCAG CAGCTTTGCAACTGGTACTGGAGAGGCGAAAGGAGTCAGCAATGGTGGTAGAGATGAATCTGGATGCTCTCAAAGTTTAGTCGGTTGGAGAAATACACATAATAATTCAAGGAAACTGGATAATTCTATGGGGGATGTGGCTTTGCATCTTTCCAGGCAAATGGATGGTCGTAGAAATTCATTTCACCAACCATTGGACAGAAGAACTGGGAGTAGACGAAACTCTCAGACTGAATGTGATTTTGCAGAAGGTCAAAATCAGGTGTTAACAGCTCCTTCTGTCTCTCAAATGGAACAGTCAAGAGGAGCACCTCGTGCAGAAATGATTCTTCCCAAAAGGCTAAAGAAACAGggatctccttctagttctagGAACAATGGTGAATGCTCTACATCCATTTTGGAAGACTCAGATGTTTTGTTTCTTGGTTCTTCCAAGGAATCAACAAACACAAGATCATCTAGGCTCCATCGTTCTCGGTCTCGGGCCATTCCAGGACAAGCTATTGAAGTTGATGTGTTGTCATCTCCAGTCAGAAACTCTTCACCACAAATTTTAGATTGTACAGATAATGATGATTCAGAGGCCAGGGCAAGACAAGTCGAAGCAGATGAGATGTTGGCTCGTGAACTCCAAGAACAATTATACCATGAGATGCCTATAGTTGGAGGCAGTGAG CAGATCGATGAACATTTTGCATGGGCAATGCAGCGGCAGGAGAATAGTTCTTCTGGTGCAGGTCAAAATGATTCACATCTT AGAGGCTCAGAGATGTCACTGCTACAAAGACAGCCAAGGTCAAGGTCTTCTCAGAACCGATCAAATAGGACTCAGAATCCTCCAAATAGGAGATTGACTGGGGCTCGTGCCCCAACCTCCAGTAGAATGGCACAGCTAAGGAGTCGTATGTACAGACAGCATTATAATGTATCAAATAGAGGGAGAAACTTTCGATTTCCTTTGGACATGGATTTGGACATG AGACTAGATATATTGGAAGCTTTAGAGGCTGCTGTAGGGGATCTTAATGATGGGGACATGGGTAATCACATTTTTCAAGTTCAACGTGATTTCAATGA GAATGATTATGAGATGTTATTAGCCCTCGACGAGCAAAATCATCAGCATGCGGGTGCCTCAGCTAATCAAATTAATAGTTTGCCCCAATCCGTAGTACAG ACTGAAAACCTTGAAGAAGCTTGTGCAATTTGTTTAGAAAGCCCCGGCGTTGGGGAGACTATTCGTCATCTCCCTTGTTTGCACAAATTTCACAAAGAT TGTATCGATCCATGGCTTAGCCGAAAAACATCATGCCCAGTTTGCAAGTGCTCCATTACTTAG